The stretch of DNA GGTGGACTTAATGATGAAGTGTTGGTCGGGCTCTACGAAGTTGGTGCATTTAAGCGATTTGTATCTGGCTGTTCCTGAAACGATCATTGAAATCATTGCCCAGAACGGTGATGGGGCGTGCCGGGTCATGGTGATGGCTCACAATCCGGGGATTTCGGCTGCCGTCGGCGCGATGACTCAGCATTTTCATCAAATGCCCACTGCTGCCGTTGCGGTGATCGACGTGCAATGCGAAGCCTGGCGTGATTTGAAGGCCGATGGAAAATCGGTGCTAATGCTCGAGATGCGACCGAAAGCTCTTCCCGCTGACGACGACGAGTCCCGATGAGCGAAAACGCATGGAGGATATTTTGGGTAGGGACATTGATCGGGCATTTTGGATTGATGCTGTCAGCCTACAACCGGATCAACGGGTTCGGGATCGCTCGACGTACGATTAAACGGATCGTCAAAGTGATGTTCCTATTTACGATTGCCCTGCCCCCTTGGGTCCTTTGGCGTTATGGCGGTGCATGCCAAGAACTTTGGTTCTCAGGAACGACGATGACTAGCCTGACCGAAGGGCTCGCTAAGTTTCCGGTTCTGTTGCAGGTCTATTTCTCTTTCTGTTTGCTGGCCTGGCCATTGCTGGGCATTCCTTGGTTGGTCTATCGACCGATCTTTGGACTCGAGTGGATCAAGGCTGATCGCGAAGTAGAAATCGTTAAAGTTCAGGAAGTCGTGACATCCAAATTGGCCCTGACTCGTCGTTGCCAGTTGGAATCAAAGCTTCCGCTGAATCAGTTGTTTGAACTTTCGATTGAGATTGTTGAGTTGCCTGTCGTCAACTTGCCAGCCGGATTGGACGGCTACAAAGTAGCGCACCTCTCGGATATTCATCTCACCGGTGACATTCACCCCGACTTTGCTCGGTACGCCGTAACTCGTGCGAGTCAGTTTGCGCCGGACTTGATGGCGATCTCGGGTGACATCATCGACAAACAGCCCTGCATCGATTGGTTGGTCGATATTTTTGGGGACGCCAAGGCTCCCGATGGTTGCTTTTATGTGTTGGGCAATCATGACACGCGGATCGTCGATTCTTGGCAGACGCGTGATGCGATGGATCGTGCCGGATGGACGGACTTAGGCAGTCGTGGGTTACGGACTCGACTGCGTGATGTCGACACGTTGATGATCGGGAACGAACATCCGTGGTTCGAACGTCCAACGATCGACCAAGACGGCGATGAGGAGTTTCGGTTCTTGATTAGCCACAGCCCCGATCAATTGTTTTGGGCTCGCAAGCACAACGTCAATTTGATGTTGGCCGGACATACTCACGGAGGCCAGGGGCGATTGCCTTTGGCGGGACCGCTGCTGAGCCCCAGTTGGTACGGCAGTCGGTTTGCGTCAGGTGACTTTTACAAAGCACCAACAACACTGCACGTGACGCGAGGGCTCGCGGGCACGCACTTGCTGCGAATTAATTGCCGACCAGAGTTATCGCTGCTCGTATTAAGGCAAGCGTAAAGCGAGTTGCTTGAGCTATCGACAGTGGTACCGGTCGCGTCTGTTTTCCTAGCGGGCTCGTTTGGATTGGCGAGCGTATTTGTAGCCAGGTTGAAAAAAGCAAATCGCTGCCACCATTCCGAAAATCAAGTGAGCGAATTGAGGCCAGATCGCCATCGCAAACGATGCAGCAAGCAGAGCGGTGGCTTGAATGTAAAAGGCACCGGTTAACATTCCAGCTTTCACGATGAACACCGTCGCGCTGATCACACCCAGCATGGGCGAAAGGCTAAGCACCTTCATGCCCAGCCACCACTCGAGAGGAAACAGCAACGCGATCGCGATCAGGCTGGCCCCCCAAACGTGCGCAATTTGCCGCTCGATGAATGTGACCGGACCCATTCGCTGCCGCAGTTTCCAAAACACCGCAGCCCATGCTCCCAACCCCAGTGTCCAAACGGCTGCGTAGATCCAACGCTGAGTCACACCGGAATATTCCATTTGCCACGTCAGTAGCGAGGCTACCAAAACCACTAACGAATGCCACATCCAAAGCAGTCCCCAGTTTTCCAGAACCGAGGCGTGGTGGGTTTCGCGAAACAAACGCGCGATCACTTGGTTGAATTGGCCGCTTCGTGCCGAAACTTTTTCATCGGCCAAGTACGCTTCTAAGTCTTTCGCTAAGGCTTCGGCGGAATCGTAACGCAAGTCCATCGGCTTTTGCAAACAACGAATCACGATCATTTCTAAGTCGCGATCGAGGCTTGGGCGAAGGGCGCGAGGCGGAGTAGGATCTTGCTCGATCACAAGCATCACCACTTCCATAGGTGAATCAGCAACGAACGGTGATCGTCCGGTAAGAGCGAAGTAAAGGACGCAACCGAGCGAGTACACATCCGATAGCGGGCCCACCAGCGCACGACGGCCACCAGCTTGTTCCGGCGACATGTAAGCCGGTGTCCCCAGCAACATCCCGCTGCGAGTAAGGTTGTCTTCGCTGCTAGCTTGTTTGGCCAGACCAAAGTCCGTAATCAAAGGAGTCCCGTCGGACGAGATCATGATGTTGCTTGGTTTTAAATCGCGATGAAGAATCCCTTCGCGATGAGCGAACGCCATTGCACGAGCGATGGCGGCAACAATTTCCGCTGCTCGGCGAGGTGGCAGGGGGCCCATGGAAACTGCGTTGGAAAGCGTTTGTCCTTCAACCAGTTGCATGCTGAAAAACGGGCGGCCATCGACATCGCCAACATCGTAGACCGGCACGATGTTGGGATGCTTCAACTTAGCGGTTGCGGATGCCTCAGCTAAGAAACGCTCGAGATCGGTTTCGCTTGCCAAGCGGCCACGCAAGATCATCTTCACTGCGACTTCGCGATTAAGGCTGATCTGGCGCGCTCGAAACACGACGCCCATCCCACCGCGACCCAGTTCCTGCGTCAATTCATAGTCACCAACCGTGGTTGGCAATTTTAGACTTCGCCATCGAGGAGAGAGGTGCGATGGATCCGCCAGCCCTTCATCCGCAGCCGCACCGGCCGTATCGGTCACCAGGACGGCGCCAAGCAATCGCCTAAGTTCGTCAGCAATGTCGGGGTTTTCGCGACACAGCAACTCGATGTCAATCAATTCGCCGCGACAAATCGCATCGGTGGCGTCCGACAGGACACTTGCAAGTCGTTGTTCGGTCAACGACTCATCAGTCATCGGAAGATTCGACTTCCTGCTCTTCAAGCAATTCTCGAAGCCGGCGAACCGCACGCAAATATCGCATGCTTGCTGCGGGCGGATTCAAGTCAAGAACCTGCGCGATTTCGATGTTCGTTAAGTGTTCGTAGTGTCGCATCAAGATGATCTCACGATCTTGGTCAGGCAGCATCTCAATGACGGCTTCGACCTTGCTTGCGATTTCCCGCTGCGTGGCGGCCGCAGCGGGCGTCAACGCAGGATCGCAAAGCTGAACGGCAAGTTCCATGGTGGATTGATCGTTGCCGGTGGGGACTGACATCGGTTGTTCGCGGTCCATGCTTCGTTTGGCACTCACACGATGTCTTCGATACGTATCGATGATTCGGTCCCAAGCGATTTGACGCAACCAAAGATGAAACGCCATCGCCGGATCGTCGAGATACTTCGTAAGCCGGTTGTTGGCCTCAAGCATGACATCCTGAACGACGTCCGAGACGTCAACGCGGCGTTGAACCTTGCGGTCAAGCCGCATTTCAACCAATCGTCGGATTGGTCCACGGTGGCGTTCAAGCAGCTTATTAACCGCGTCCTCGTCCCCCGACCGCGCAGCCGCCAGCAGCGTTTCCGTTTTATCGTCACTGGGCCATATCGACTTTGCCATGGGTTGCTCCTGTGAGCATTCTAGTGCAGCGTAAAGCCAGTGGACTTTACCGACCGTTGGACTTCACTGGATTGCGAATTCGCTACTGAATTGGCCGCAGCGAAATATCTTTGAATCGTACAGTCATTGCTGGACCACGATGGAGTTGCAACGCGATTACACCGCTTTTGGCGGCAGTATCCGTCTGTCCGTCGATTACCTCGGCGGTCAACGTTTCGTTGATGTAGTGTTGCAGGTGATTCGCCTTGGCGACAATTCGAAAGTCATTCCATTGCCCCGGGTGGATGCCGTTTCCGAGAGCCTGAGCGTCCCCCATTCGTTTGGTCAGCTTTTCGCCGTCGTCGTCAATCGTCACTCTTTCGCCCCGCTTGGCTAGGATTCCGCGGCGCCCTTCCTCGTACAAAATTCCGGCGAATGTGTTTGCGAAGTCTATATCCGCCTGATAACCCTGAACCACAAATTTGTCTTCATCGACCAGAGTGCTTCGGTACTGAACGCCCGAATTGCCCGATTCGATTTTGAATCGTAGCGTCAATTCGAAGTTTCCGAATTCCTTGCCGCTGTAAACCAAAAACGTGTTCTTCTCAATTGGATCGCTGTCATTGGTGCGTCCCACGATCTGGCCGTCCTCGACGGTCCATAGTTTTTCGTTGCCAACCCATCCATCAAGCGAATCGCCGTCAAACAGAACAACCGTTTCACCAACGCTATCGATGTCATCGGCCAAGGTGGGGACAGCGGGCAACCAAGCAAGCGAAACCATCGCGAGTAGTCGTAGGTTCATAAGCAAGCGTGTTCGATGGTTTAGTAAGTGAATCATTAGTTTTCCTCAGATGAAATGTTCCAGGTTTCGTCAAAAAGTCCTTCGGCCAGAATGTCGCCCGCAAAAATTCCGTTCTCGGTGCTGTCGGCGTCGAAAATGGCCCAATCGCCAAGCATTGCGATTTGTCTTGAATTACTAACGTTCGAAAAATCGCGAAACGTCATGCCGGAGTTCGCAACCACGTAGCGCTCAGGGTTTTCTGGATTGGGGTAACAGAATGCTGCCACACTCGTGGTCGGATCAAAACTTTGATTGCCAACGGAAAGCTTGTCTTTGGTCCAATGGATCGGCAGCTCAGATGCAACTTTCGCAAGGTATTGATTGCTGGTGAAATCACCAAAGCAAATGAGATTACAGCTTCGAATCTGTTCCTGCGTGACGTCCGTATCTTTGACCCAATGAATGTCACCTCGCATCAAAGTTTTCCAACGTTGCCCAGCGTACTTCATTTCGCGGTCTATGAAGCGTTGAGCGGTTCCGTGCGAGGCCGGTCGGCTGGGGATCACGAATAGGAAACGGCTGCAGAAGGCGTCGTCGATGGGCCCTTGCATCCCAGGTCGTTTGCGAAGCGGACCCGTGGCTAGTGGTCCCGCTTTCCATTGGCCGTCGTCAGCCAATGACAGATCGAGCGACTGCTTATCCGAGATCAGCCAAGGATCGAGGGTTTGCCCATCGATGGTCACATTCAGATTGTCGGACTGGGAAATTTTCATCGGGGCGACCAGCAGTTGTATCGCTGTCACGCCGTCGGTTTGAAGACGAACGTCACCTCTTGCGTTGACGGAACCGATGACGGTCCCCGGTTCATAGTGCTGTTTTAATCCTTCAACCGATACCCAACCCGCGTCGTTGTATCGCAAGTGATGGGTGACGAAATGAATGTCTCGCGCCGGTTCAGC from Rubripirellula amarantea encodes:
- a CDS encoding SixA phosphatase family protein encodes the protein MSTRQILLMRHAKSDWGDRSLSDHERPLNLRGLHDAPRMAHWLATNDLIPDLILCSTAVRARETVDLMMKCWSGSTKLVHLSDLYLAVPETIIEIIAQNGDGACRVMVMAHNPGISAAVGAMTQHFHQMPTAAVAVIDVQCEAWRDLKADGKSVLMLEMRPKALPADDDESR
- a CDS encoding metallophosphoesterase: MSENAWRIFWVGTLIGHFGLMLSAYNRINGFGIARRTIKRIVKVMFLFTIALPPWVLWRYGGACQELWFSGTTMTSLTEGLAKFPVLLQVYFSFCLLAWPLLGIPWLVYRPIFGLEWIKADREVEIVKVQEVVTSKLALTRRCQLESKLPLNQLFELSIEIVELPVVNLPAGLDGYKVAHLSDIHLTGDIHPDFARYAVTRASQFAPDLMAISGDIIDKQPCIDWLVDIFGDAKAPDGCFYVLGNHDTRIVDSWQTRDAMDRAGWTDLGSRGLRTRLRDVDTLMIGNEHPWFERPTIDQDGDEEFRFLISHSPDQLFWARKHNVNLMLAGHTHGGQGRLPLAGPLLSPSWYGSRFASGDFYKAPTTLHVTRGLAGTHLLRINCRPELSLLVLRQA
- a CDS encoding serine/threonine-protein kinase produces the protein MTDESLTEQRLASVLSDATDAICRGELIDIELLCRENPDIADELRRLLGAVLVTDTAGAAADEGLADPSHLSPRWRSLKLPTTVGDYELTQELGRGGMGVVFRARQISLNREVAVKMILRGRLASETDLERFLAEASATAKLKHPNIVPVYDVGDVDGRPFFSMQLVEGQTLSNAVSMGPLPPRRAAEIVAAIARAMAFAHREGILHRDLKPSNIMISSDGTPLITDFGLAKQASSEDNLTRSGMLLGTPAYMSPEQAGGRRALVGPLSDVYSLGCVLYFALTGRSPFVADSPMEVVMLVIEQDPTPPRALRPSLDRDLEMIVIRCLQKPMDLRYDSAEALAKDLEAYLADEKVSARSGQFNQVIARLFRETHHASVLENWGLLWMWHSLVVLVASLLTWQMEYSGVTQRWIYAAVWTLGLGAWAAVFWKLRQRMGPVTFIERQIAHVWGASLIAIALLFPLEWWLGMKVLSLSPMLGVISATVFIVKAGMLTGAFYIQATALLAASFAMAIWPQFAHLIFGMVAAICFFQPGYKYARQSKRAR
- a CDS encoding sigma-70 family RNA polymerase sigma factor is translated as MAKSIWPSDDKTETLLAAARSGDEDAVNKLLERHRGPIRRLVEMRLDRKVQRRVDVSDVVQDVMLEANNRLTKYLDDPAMAFHLWLRQIAWDRIIDTYRRHRVSAKRSMDREQPMSVPTGNDQSTMELAVQLCDPALTPAAAATQREIASKVEAVIEMLPDQDREIILMRHYEHLTNIEIAQVLDLNPPAASMRYLRAVRRLRELLEEQEVESSDD
- a CDS encoding 3-keto-disaccharide hydrolase, which codes for MIHLLNHRTRLLMNLRLLAMVSLAWLPAVPTLADDIDSVGETVVLFDGDSLDGWVGNEKLWTVEDGQIVGRTNDSDPIEKNTFLVYSGKEFGNFELTLRFKIESGNSGVQYRSTLVDEDKFVVQGYQADIDFANTFAGILYEEGRRGILAKRGERVTIDDDGEKLTKRMGDAQALGNGIHPGQWNDFRIVAKANHLQHYINETLTAEVIDGQTDTAAKSGVIALQLHRGPAMTVRFKDISLRPIQ